A segment of the Lycium ferocissimum isolate CSIRO_LF1 chromosome 10, AGI_CSIRO_Lferr_CH_V1, whole genome shotgun sequence genome:
CACATATAAATGTGGGACACACCATATATAACATTCGTCAAGAACAATCATTTGATAGAATTTCATTGCAGTTAATCATAACCAGTAAAAATGGTTCCTACTCTTCGTATTAGTTGAATAAAACGACTAAAGAAAGAACAGGATAAAGGAAAgttaaaacaaaaatgaaaaagaaagaattaaacaGTCTGCCTTAACTCCAACAACATGTGAATTTATGTTACATTATTAGCGACAGTAAATACatatttcttattctttttgatAGGTTGTTTGATAtaataattacatatacaatcTGCATCACTGAAAGTGACTGAAGCGGCTTAAAGGTAAACTGGTTTCTTTCACTTACAATCAGTTTGTTGCAGCACAACTACGAAGAAGGTAgatacttctcatttaatgaacttCCTAGTTCTCATCTAAATCTAATGAAGGAAGAAGCTAAAATATATGATAAAAAGAGCATGtaaaacacatcataccgctTAATATCCTCTATTGCTTGTTTACGTCGTTGTATCTGAAGTTCTAGAATATGGATAAGTGTAGCTCGAGCctgtaaaagaaagaaactaaggtAAACGATAATTGAAATCATCTATATACTAACTATGCTAATACCAGGAAATATTTTGAAACTTCATTTCACCAATTGATCACCTGGTGAGGACGCAAAGAATTGAGTAGGTGGTGCAAGTTCTTGAATATCAGAGATATCTCTTCCACTCTCCTGGCATATTGTGAAGGGCGCTCTACAAGAACATCAGCAAGCTCCAATATATGTAGCTGCAATTCTCTGTTAAGTGCTCTTAGTTCTTTCTTGAAATCTGTAACATGAATCAGCAGAATAAGAAAGAATACTTTTATGACAAGCAACAATAGCATCTACACTTATCTCTGGCGACATCCCATATGCAACATCATCCAATAACGGGGCATTATCCTACATTCTTTCAACTATGGAACTGATTCTGTAACAAACTTTTGCAATACGTAGGATACTTGATTGCATATCTTTTGTCTAAAACTTTGGATAATCAGAGGACCCCAACATTGTAACTATTGCAATATGCAACATGACATCCTAGATCCAAGCCACAGTTTCTTAGAAGACACGAAGTTCTCATTAGATTTCCCTATTCTTTGCTCCAGTCACTGGCTAGGGGAAGAGAACagacagtggcggagccaggattttcactaagggggttcaaaatatgaaaaagtaaacacacgaagaagccaaaggggattcaacgtctactatatacatcaaaaataattttaaccatgtataaacaGTAGGAATATATGTTAATCTTGTAGAGAATAATTATTTGGAACTTacgagataggaaataaacacGAGTGCCATGTTCCATGCAGACTCATATCTAAAATGCAGGACAATATATAACTCTTAAGGTGAAATGCGTGTGTCCACATTCTTAGATTCTTTTAAACATAACCGTATTAAAAAAGAATATGCATAGCACATACAAGTAGTATCAACATAGGAACAATATACAGCTTTTTGGAAATAGCTGTGTACGTTACCAATATTAGGCCCTTTTGGGTATAATTGACGCACACCCTGATCTTCCAAACTTGGGAGTACATCATCAGTCTGCACAAATGGCAATGGTAAAAACAATACTGAGTAACAACTTATCAGCAATACAACTAACAAACAAAATTCACAaaagacacacacacacaggaGGAGTGACCAGAAAAACTATTCTTGATAAACATTCATTCCAGTTCAAGAAAGCAAAAGATAAAGGTGAGGTGAGAACATTAATAGAAGCCTCATTCATATTTCAGAATAGATTAAATCCAAGTCATTGCCAATTGAGTATCTCACTGAACCTAATATTAGCATCAGACATTTCCccctttactttttttttatacgCACATTGAATAAATTCTATACGTTTACCCCAAAAGCAATATAAAGTATATCAAATGAAGAAATTGAGAATGTGACTCAATCTTAAAAGTAAAAACCAAATCTTTTGGGGAAAAGAGCTACCCATAACCTTGCATAGCCTCAAATACACCTTACACATTCATAAACTCACATTGAGCACAAGTAAGCAATtggatggggggggggggggggtgttgtgTGGACAGCTGAGAGACTTTACAGTGTAGTTAGCACCAAAGAGGACATAGGTGCCTTCAATGGGAGGGGGAGGTTCCGGAGCAGACTTGGGGTCTTGAAGATAGTCCTTGTACAGCCTATAATACGGCGGCGGCGGTGGATATGTCGCTGTCGACATCTGATTTCACAAAAAACAAAGTTCTTTCCTTCTCTGTCCCAAAAATAGTTACGTTATGACGGAGCCAAAGTGCTTCTAAAGGGCAGTTTCGAGGTTTCTTTGAAACCAAAAACGGTGATTTCTCTTGGCTTT
Coding sequences within it:
- the LOC132033126 gene encoding mediator of RNA polymerase II transcription subunit 7a-like, which gives rise to MSTATYPPPPPYYRLYKDYLQDPKSAPEPPPPIEGTYVLFGANYTTDDVLPSLEDQGVRQLYPKGPNIDFKKELRALNRELQLHILELADVLVERPSQYARRVEEISLIFKNLHHLLNSLRPHQARATLIHILELQIQRRKQAIEDIKRRREEAQKLLKEALGTLEGQ